TCTGGGGGGTCAGTGGAGCCTGGCTGGCTTGTGGTCTGAGGGGCCTCAGAACCTGGGTGCCACAGAACAGATTGAAAAGcagaatcctttaaaaaaaaaaaaaagtgcatcaTTAGTGCTGTGCAGGGCCGTCGCACGCAGTGGAAGTTTCATAAACCTCTAATTGCTGGCAAGTGTGCCGTTCTAAAGTTCAAAAGAGATGAAATGGGATAATTTGGCAGAATATTTCTGTTTCCAGCTGAAATCTATGCTCCTGCTTCCCTAATGGGCTGTGGCCTGGAGGTCCCCAGGGGCCTGCTGCAGAGGAAACGAGCTGCCTtccccccagccagccccaggcaCCTAATCATTCTGAgtatttcttcccttcctgtggggggaggaggcaggggagcagAACCCTCCCAGGAACCCTCCCTTCCACACCACTCCTAGAGGGCAGGGAGCCCGCAGAGGGCCTGGTGCTCCTGGGGGGAGGGCGGCCTCTCCCACCGTGCCCACCCCCGCCCAGCCAGGGGAACCAAGGTGGGGGGCGTGGTGGGTGTGTTTCCTGTGCCACACACGGCACATGGACCACACATGCAGGTGCCCCATGATCCCACGTGCATGACACCAGTGCCCCCTTATGCTGGGGAGCCTGAGGCTCTCCCAGCTCAGGGCGAATCCAAAGTCCAATCCCTGGATCAGGGGCCACGCCATGGGTGTCAGACCCCTGACCAAGTCCACCCTGACTCCTGGGTCGTGTCCTGGAGCGTGTCCGGGGGAGTGAGGGGACTGCATGGCTGGTGGAGGGTGAGGCCTTATGGTGGCCTTCATGGTGATGGGGGCGGACACCCAGGGCCACCCGGAGGCCTGCTCTGAGCTGCTGAGGGGCAGGGCTGCCCTCAAGGCTCTGACCACAGAGGGCTCAAGGGACCCTTCCAAGTGGGACCCCAGGGCAGAGGACTGGGGTAGGCGGGCACTCGGAGGGAGGGTGCTGCTTGGGGCATCCTGACCACTAGGCCTcagggagaggatggggggaCACCAGAGTTCTGGGCTTGCCTGGGGAGCCGTCCTGAGCCACAGCCCCTGCCGCCTGGCCCTCTGCCGACAGGAGTGGCCTGGGGGAGATGGCCGACTACCTTGCTGAGGTGTGGTTGGGGGTCATAGGTCAGCACTTCCTGCGGCCAGGTATGAGGAGGGTAGAGGGGGCCCCCCTCAGCATTGCGGGGGCCCTTGGGGTCTGAGTGCTGGTACCACTGGCCACCAGCCAATGGACAGTGAGCTCCTCCCGCCCTCTTTCTGCGCAGCAGCAGACAAGTCCCAGGCCGGGAGGGCtcaggaggggggaaggggatcTCGTTCCATCCCTAGGCCACCTCACGGTGTgaccttgcccccacccccacccccaccccggggcctCTGAGAGCTTTGGTTTTCCCACTCGGTCTAGTGGGCAGGGGTTTGGGTTTGGCCAGGAAGGTGCCTTGGAGCTCCTGATGATTTCTATGATTTTCTTTAGGAAGGTGAGTCTGGGGCTCCTGCATGTGGGGTGGCGGCTCACCTCCTGCATCCCTGGCCAGAGGTGTGTGGGGCCTCAGCAGCCCCCCTGCCAGCcgctccccttccctgcctgccctcctcatCCCCTGCTTCTCGCCCGCAGCGGCAGGACCATGAACAACAGCACCTGTCTGGCCGAAGAGCTCACCTGGCCCCCCTCGGTCAGGAACGTCCTCTCCACATACACGGCGGtgctgctggggctgggcctgctgCTCAACGGCCTGGCGCTCTGGGTGTTCTGCTGCCGCATGCGGCGGTGGACGGAGACCCGCGTCTACATGGTCAACCTGGCGGCGGCCGACTTCTGCCTGCTCTGCGCCCTGCCCTTCTTCCTGCGCTCCCTGCAGGCGAGGGCCGCAGACACGCTCTTCTGCCAGCTCTCCCAGGGCGTCTAcctggccaacaggtacatgagcATCAGCCTGGTCACGGCCATCGCCGTGGACCGCTACGTGGCTGTGCGGCACCCGCTGCGCGCCCGGGGGCTCCGCTCCCCGCGCCAGGCTGCGGCCGTGTGCGCGGCGCTCTGGGTGCTGGTGGCCAGCTCGCTGGGGCTTCGCTGGGCCCTGGGGGTGCGGGAGGGCGGCTTCTGCTTCTCGAACGTCTCCCGGCAAAGCGCCAACACCATGGTCTTCTCACTGCTGGGCTTCTTCCTGCCACTGCCCGTGCTGGTCTTGTGCTCCGTGAGGGTGGCCACCGCCCTGGGCCAGAGGCCGACTGCCAGCCCAGACCAGGCGGAAGCGACGCGGAGGGCCATCCGCATGGTCTGGGCGAACCTGGCCGTGTTCGTGGTCTGCTTCCTGCCCTTTCACGTGGTGCTGATGGTGCGAGCGGCCACGAGCCTGAGCACCCCTGCCGTCTGCCACGCGCTCCTCGTCACGGGCAAGCTCTCAGATGCCAACTGCTGTCTGGACGCCGTCTGCTACTACGTCACGGCCAAGGAGTTCCAGGAGGCGTCTTCGCTGGCCTCGGTGCCCACTGGCAAGGCCCGCAGGAACCAGAACTCTCTCTGTGTGACCCTTGCCTAGGAGATGAGCCGTGGGCACGTGGGCCAGGTCCCAGGCTCTCTGGGAGGTCCTGCCTGCTGGGGGATCCCTGAACTGCCTGCGGCTCCCGGACACGCTCCAGGGGCCTGGCAGGGCAGAGAGGGCCCGGGCACGGACCCTGTGGCGGTGTCACCCTGACCCCTGGGATGGAAGAGGATCGGGACCAGGGCAGGAGGACTGAGGCCTGAGTGAGGCCaaccccaggtgccctgggatgGGGCCAACACCTGGAGCGCCCAGAGTCTGGTACCCCTGGGGTACTTGGGTGGATGCTTCCTCTGTGCTGTGAGGCCGCAGTGGGCCTGGAATAAAGCTGtcccccagggctgggcctggcccTGTCAGGGCTGtacgtgtgtgcgcgtgtgcgtgtgcatgcgtgtgcgtgcacacatgctGCACACACCCTCACGGTGGGAGGCTGGGCTGTCTTCCTAGATGGCTCTCAAGGGCTCTCCACTTGGGGGCTCTCCTGCAGCCCCCAActgcttcccaccccaccccactgccagACATCTGCAGGTCTGGCGGGGGCTATTTGCAACTCCCGGAAGGGCAAGCTAAAGTCTCATagcctgctttcttcctgccAAGGAAGGGTCAGGACCCCTCGACCCCCTGTAGGGGCTGACAGCTGCACTAGgttgggggtgggctggggggcagTGAGGAAGTGGTCAAGGTCTGTTGAGGGGGCCCACTCCCCTCGTGCTTCTTCAGGGCAGCTGGAGGACCCTGCCTCGTGGTCGCAGGGCCTGGATACCCCCCAGGCAGGAGTGTGGATGCCCAGGCTGGTGTGGGCtgtacccacctcccctcagcctccctgcaTGGGCCGGGCATCCACACTCAGGCTGGAACCATCGGAGCCTTCTAGAGGCCCCCTGTGGTGCCGGTCCAAGCTGGGCTTGGGTTCAAACCCCAACCCGCCTGCATCCCTGGGCACAAACAGCTTCCCTGTCCTGTTTTCTGCCTGCGTGCCCAGAGCCAGAATGGCAGCCATGTCCTGGCCTCAGGGGCCTGCGGCCGATGTAGTCCTCAGGTCCGGGGCCAGGGGGCCTGCTGAGAGGGGTCCACACTCAGGGGATCTCtgcgtgggggtggggcactCAGGGGACTTGTGCAGCTTGAACCCGCTGCTGTCCTATCCTGGGGCTCAGATGCTCCCCCCCACCGCTGGGGACCCCCGCCCTTCGTCACCAGGGTAGTGCCTACCCTGCCCACTGACGTGCACCAGGGCCGGGCCAGGCTGCATTCTGTCCCGAGAAGGCATAAAGATGGCCGGGAATGGCCAGTGGAGCAGGGCCGAGGGAAACGCAGGGCAGGTGCGAGCAAGCCCAAGGCTGCGGTGGACCCCATGCAGGCAGACCACCTCCCTCTGTTGCCCCCATCCTGCACCCCAGCCCCATGCCCCCAGACACAGGCACCGGCCCTGGGACTAGGAGCCCCAGCCTCATTCAGGCTCCCCACGACTCCCCACGCCCCTCACCCCATCCAGTGCTCCCCACCCTCGTCTTCCAACGGTTAGCACCCCCCACACCTGGCACCCTGACCCTCATCAACCCTGCCCTTCCGGGGGTGTGGCCAAGCAGACAGTTCCCAGACTCCACTGCCCTGACCCTCCATTTCCAAGTGTCCACGGAGTCCAGAGAAGGTTTCTCACTGTGGGGTGGGATGGCCACTGGGCTGAGCAGCGAGCCAGGGCTGGATGTAGACGTCCAGTGCTGACCTTGGCCAGGTTTGGGGatccagggagagaggcagaataGGGTCTGGGACTCAGCTTTGCCCCCTGCGCCCCGCTCTGCACTGTGGAACCGAGGAGGGGATGCCCTGAGGCCAGTGTAGGGCAGCGGCGGAGGAGCAGAGCTTTGGACAAAGGATGACAGGCCAGGTGACAGTCGCTTCCTAGAGCCTTGTGTTAAGAATTCTGAACCTCGCTCTGGGCTCAGCGAGCAGCGCTACCCGCCCAGGCTGGGGCTGAGCCTGGCCCTGCTCCTGCATGTGCTCGCCAGGGCTGTCCTCGCAGGGGCAGAGAAAGTGAGGGCGGGCAGGGGAGACCTCTACGGGGTGTCCTGGGGGCAGCGCTGGTGCtgctgggtggtgggggtggcCTGCCATGCTCCAAGGACACCAGCCTCCTGAGGGGTGCCCCACTGCTCCACCTTGCTGGCCCCAGTctgtgggtgggaggggggtgtGTGTACTCCCCGTCCCTTAGGCCTCTCCTGGCTCCCAGCAAGTGCAGGCGGCTGGACTTTCACAACATTCCtgaaggaacaagaaaaggagcCGAGGCAAAATCACAGATGTTAAGCATCCAAAGAACTGACTTCTGAGCACTAATCATGGCCCACACACTGTGAGAGGCCTTGGGCTGGGCCAGACCAAGGGGAAGAGCCTCTCCCTAAcaccccccagcctggcccagagGGCTCAGAGGGCAGTCTGGCACATTGATCAGGACTGGACTCACCGTTAATTAGCAAGCAACAGGCATCTGAAAGCAGATTCACTTTGAGGCTGCATCAACAGGAGTATAGGGCCCAGAATGTGGGAAGACACtggctcattctccctctgctaGGATTACACCTAGGGTATTTTATCTGGCTGGGGACACTGTTCTGGAGCATGCCAGAGTCACCTGGGAGAGGTTCTGGAGGGTACAGTCTGGTGAGGGCTTGGCAGCAGCCAGAGGAAGTGTGAGCTTCCTCCCAGGCAGTGGTGGCATCTGCGATCTCTGAGGCGCAGACACGTCTGGGTGGCTGCAGAGTGCAGCGCCACGACAGGGAGGGACCCAGAGAACTGCCAGGACCAGGCCgcttctgagcagagagctgggcgAGACGCAGAAATCTCCACACAGAGCGAAGGAGCTCCTGGGGAGGCCGTGTCACTTGATTCCTAATGTCTGTACGTCATCCGGCCGATGTCCGGTGTCTGTGGCTCTCTCTTCtggggcagtctgcttctccgtgAAGGCCCTTCCTGTCCCTCCTGGGGGTTGAAGCCCGGCTGCAGCTGGTCTCGGGAGAAGGTAGTCTGAGGGCGGAGGCCAGCCATCAGTGGGCAGAGCTTCGCTTGGTCTCCTGTCCTCGGGGACCCACCTGTTGAGGTGTCCCGGAGAAACTTCTCCTAAGAAAACGTGTCCATCTTCTACGGGGCAAGGGTGTATCAACCAGAGGTAGTGCCGGAGCGAGTGGGGTGCTGTGGGGTCTGGGGAACTGGGTACAGGGTGTGGGGGCTGCTGCCCGGCTCCAGCTCAGCCCCCCACAGACACAGCGCAGAGTTTGGGGCACCCAGAGGGGGGCAGCGGAATGCATCGTCGATCTGACTGGAAGGTCAGTACTTCAGGAAACTACTGCCCACATCCCGCAAGTGACCATCCAGATAACGGCCCCCTGAGTCTCACACGCAAAACCCACACAGGGGAGCGTGCGCTGGCCTCTCCGATTCGTGTGGGCGGATGGACCGCCCCTGCCCCCGGCAGCAAAGGTCTTCCTGCTCCCACACAGGAGGGTAGAAATGACACTGACGACCAAGagaccacccccccgcccccgcagggCTGGGACCACACGCCTCTCAGAGCGAGGGGTGTCCTTGCCCCGCTCTCAGAGCCCCCGTCACACCTAAGCGCCGGCCCCCAGCACACCCGCATCTTCACAGGATGTGCTGTCCCATGATTCACGGGAGGATgtgctcccccacacccccttgCTTTCCTCCAGGCTTTCCTGAGCAGGGGGgcaggactcagtttcctctggctcccttcctcctgcaggtGGTCAGGCCAGATTCTGGTGGAGCAAACCCTCCGCCGCCCCAGCCCCCGACCCTCTCCCTGGGGCTGCTGGCATGGCCGAGGGCAGGGTGCCCAGAAACACACCCCTGCATCGGGGTGGCTTCCAGAAGTCTCTGAGATGGAGGCTTGCACGCAGGGGTTTCCCGGGGAGTGTCTGGGGAACCCCACCCAAAAGGGAGCTAGCAAAGCGGGACGGGCCGAGGGAGCAGCTTCCGTGCCCGTGGGTGCTCTGCACGGAGCACACCGCGCAGCTGGCCACGCAGGGTTACTACGGACACACTGCCTCTGAGGCCCTGCGTCACTTGCTGAAGGCAAGCCCGCAGGGGCCTTGTGCTGTCAGATCCGGCAGGAAGGGCAGGCAGCGTGTGCCTGGGTCAGGACGGGGGGGCCCCCCCAAGCTGCAGATCCCCGAGGCTGGGGGGGTGGAGGCTGCGGCCAAGGGTCTCCGTGTTCTCCAGGCTTCCTGTCCGCGGTCTCCCCAGCCGGTGCCGATCATGGATGCGCACAGGTGGGGGGCACCACCTGGCCAAACAGGCCTCCTGGAAGCCGCACGCAGGCCCTCCTCCGCCGAGCGTGGGATGCCGGTCACTGCAGGCTGGATGTGCTCTCGCTCTCCAGCCCTGAACCCCAGGCAGCTGCGGACATGGCCAGGGCTGTGGTCAGGAAGCAACGTCGTGCGCGGCATCTCGAGCAGCAGGCAGACACAGCGGGAGCCAGGCACGCGGGGACCAGAGACGGGGACGCTGAGAAGTGGCACCCACCTGCCAGACACCCTCAGACACGTGACCACACCCGCTCACAGGGAGCACAAAGGCGGTGATCACGGTCTTGGGGCCAGCGCGCAGCCTCAGCAGGCCAGCTGTGCAGAGAgtggcccagcccagctccctgaGGCTTCAGCCATCCAAGACTGGTGAGTCCACCTCAAGCCCAGTGtccccctgctgtcccctccaATGAGCCCTGTCCTGTCCTCACCCTGCTGGCCACCACAAAGGGCTCCCAGGAGCAGGGCCCCAGGCTGGCCtgcatctggccctgggcttccCATGAGAGGAGAGTGCCAAGCTGTAAGCTGAAGCAGGCGTAGGGCAAAGGCTGAGGGGACAGTTAGCTTCTGTCTGGGGTAAGACAGTTGGGGGGGCAGTTGTGGGGGACAAGATAGAGCCAGGGGGATAGCAATGGGGAGACAGTGGGGGGGACAGTGGGGGACAGAGGTAGAGACGGGGgacagagatggggagacagTGGGGGGACAGTGGGGGACAGAGGTAGAGAcgggaggacagagagggagacggGGGGACAATGGGGGACAGAGttagagaaggaggaggagagagaatggaggagaTGAGGTGGTGTAGGGGGAGAGcctgtggtgggagggaggggaaaaggggccCCAAGGAGGAGGGTGGACAGTGAGAGTGAGGGCAGAGGggggtggctggggagagggagagacacagacacagaagcagggagactgacagaGAGGGTCAGGAGAGAAGACAGGGTCAGCCTGCTGATCCCACAGCTCTCCTGGTGGGCTGGGGTTGCTCCTTCCCTGCAGACTGGCCCGTGGCCCCTGCCAGAGGAGTATGGGGGCCCCACTCCGTGGGCCATGGGCTGATGGTCCTTGGACAGGGCCACAGGATGTCGGGGGTCGGGGGGACAGTAAAGTGGCAAAGGTCTTGGGCTGAGCTAAAGCCCCTGGGGGAGAAGGCCAGAGAGGAGGCCCCACAGAGCCCCCTTCCGTGGCAGGGCCCATCGCCCACATCCTGGAAAACAGTTcctctgggtggggagggggaggtggcctCAGTGGAGTCTCTTGTAGTCAAGAGAGGGAGCCCTTGGGGCTGTTACCGGAAGTGGGggaagagatgggggagagggggagggcgacagagagcagggaggtaaaggaggaggggagagaccaCAGCAGCAGCGTTTCCCTCCGTGCCCCCAGGCGAAGCTGCTCACCCCTGCACCGCCGGGGCTCCCACTGCTTCCCACCGGCTGCCAGGCTGTGCGCCATGGCCCCCAGTTACAGCCCTGGTAACTGCACAGCAGACACAGACAGGCGCGCCCTGCCCCAGGTTACCAGCGTCTCCATGTACCTCATCCTGGCGCTGGGGCTGCCCCTCAACGGCCTCGGGCTCTGGGTGTTCTGCTGCCGCCTGCGCAGGTGGACGGAGACCCGCGTCTACATGGCCAACCTGGTGGCGGCcgccttcctgctgctgctgagcCTGCCCGGAGCCCTGCACACGCTGGACCAGGAGCAGGGGGCGCGCGACGGTCCTCTGTGCGGGGTCCTACAGAGCCTCTACGACGTCAACACCTACGTGAGCACGGGCCTCCTCACGGCCATCGCCGTGGACCGCTACTCCGCCCCGCGCTTCCCCCTGCGCACTCGGGCCTGGCGCAGCCCCCACCGGGCCGCCCTCGCCTGCCTGGCCCTCTGGCTGCTGGTCTCTGGGGCTGTGGCCCTGTGGGCGTCCCTGCTGCCTGCGGACGAGAATCTCTGCTTCGGGAGGTGCCACACCCGGGACGCCAGGACCCTTgccttctccctgctctccttcctcctcttacTGCTGGTCCTCAGCTTCTGCTCCGGGCAAGTGCTCTGGCCCCTGCTCCGCCCCAGGAGGCCGGCCGCACCCTCAAAGCCCTCCGTGTCGTGGCCGCCAACCTGGCCACCTTCGTGCTCTGTTTTCTCCCACTGCACGTGGCCTTGATGGCCAAGCTCGTGGCCAAGTGGACCGAGGCAGCCGACCCCACCATCCAGCACGTCACTGACTTCGTGCGGGTGACCGCCCGCGTGGCCAACGCCAACTGCTGCCTGGATGCCATCAGCTACTATTTTGTGGCCACAGAATTCCAGGAAGAGGTGGGGGCCATCCTCCGAATGCCCTGGCCTTTCCGGGGACGGATGCGGGGCGCTCCTGCGGGGGACCACTCTGACGGGGGTGTCCGCGGGGCAGTGGCTACGGAGAGCAATGCAGAGGGGGCCGCACAGGGCCCCACAGACCCCCCGCAAGGcagctctttcccctcctccacgGCACCTACGAGAAGTAGCCTCCCTGCTCACAGCGTGACTTTGGATTTATGAGTCCTGGGGACGCGGGCTATCACTCAGCAAGTCGAATTTAAGCAAGGGATGAAAGGGTCACCACCAGATGACCACCAGGTCTCTCCTCACCCAGCGCTGCTGGCTTGGCCCCTGGGCTGCTTCCTTCGCAGCgtgcgccccctcccccaacaccagCCCTCAAGCTCCAGGATACAGTGTGACCCTGACCTAGGCTAGACTGACCTCCGACCTCTGTGCTCCTCCCCTGCGGGTGCTCAGGAAGGGAAGGACTCTCTGAGCACACAGGTGGCACTCCCTGGCAAGCACTGGGGAGGGTGTTTTAAAAAATCGCATTTTTCTGTGTCACCTATAGATTACAATCAGACACCAAAATCTATCAGAGTTCTGAAGTCTCTTCATGCCTATGACACACTGCAGACAGAGCCCCCTAGATCCCAGGGCTGCAGGACGCCAGGCTCTAAGCAGAGGGACGTTTACAGAGACAGCGCTAATTAGTGTAAAGACACTCCTTTGTAAAAATGTTCACCTGTGTTCCTGAAGAGCATCAGAGAGGCCCGGTCCTTAACTTTGGGGTGCTTCTTGGGACCCCTTGTTCCGCCAACATGTCACACCTCCCAGCACCACTGgcagcctctcctccccaccccacacacactcgTTCCGTCAAGGATGGCCAATCGGCGGGCCCCTGGAGAGGCCATTTGTGTGGCCAAGGCTGACAGTGGCATCACTGCCCGTGGCCGCTGCTCCAGCAGCTGTCCTGTCCTTGGCCCAAGTGTGGAACTGCTTGAGGTTCCAAGAGCGCAGGCACAGTCACTGGCCCGTCCGTCCTCTTCGGGCTGCCAGCTGGCTGAGGGGGGGTCAGGTCTTGGCcacatttccccctccccacacacaggaATCCTAGGGCATAAAGCCCACCCCACCCGATCTGATCCTGACCACGAGTGCATGGGGAAGGGGCTCCTGAAAGGGGGGCACTCCTGTGTCACCATGAAGAGATGGTGCCTTGGAAGAGGACCCTGGCTGGCCGACCGTCCGCCTCCACCTGTCCAAGCACACTCAGAGCAGCGGTGCGGTCCCGGCTCAGGGAGGCGGCCACCCCCTCTGCGCTGGCCAGTGCCCCCCTTCAGCCAGGGAACCCAGGCCGTCCTCTGGGAGGTGCGTGTGGTGGTCCAGAGGGATGGGGTTCTTGCTCCTTGGGGCTCCGGCTGTTGGCAAACACGTGGGAGGCACATGGGCTCACCCTCTTCTCCAGCAGCCCGGTGAGGACACCTTCTCCAAGGAGCAGAAACCTGGAGTCCGGCCTTGGAGGAGTCCAGCCTTGGAGGAGCCCCGCCCCCANNNNNNNNNNNNNNNNNNNNNNNNNNNNNNNNNNNNNNNNNNNNNNNNNNNNNNNNNNNNNNNNNNNNNNNNNNNNNNNNNNNNNNNNNNNNNNNNNNNNCCGCACAGGGTCCCCGCCCCATGCCCCGCCCCCGCCAGAGCCACACCCCTCCGTGCCCCGGGTCCCCGCCCAACTcgtcagcccctccccccttccctgccgGCGGCTTGACTAGGGTCTCAGCGTGACACGCCTCCCTTAAGGGTTGCGAGTTCTGTGGGGCTGGGGTCGCTGGTCCAACCCCTTGCTCTTCCCGAAAGAGAGCGCGGGGGTGGCCCTTAGCACTGGGCACGGGGGGCGAAGAGTCAGGTGCTGCCTTCCCAGTTTAGGGagacccctcccctctccccgaCCTCTTTCCCCTCTCGGCGTAGCCGGCCAGGATGGAGGTTTTAGGTAATCTATGGTGGGAACACCCAAAGCAGCAGGGACGCCAAAGTGCAATCAGGCCGTGcagggtcgggggtgggggtcgTTCCTCTCTCACTGTTCTGAGGCTGGAGGTCAGACACCAGGGTGCGTCAGGGTGGGGGTCCCGGGAGGGCGTGCCTCCTGGTGCAGACAGCCTTCTTCTCCCACCATCCTCGCATTGAGGGACAGGGTTGCTctgtggggctccaccctcatgacctctaCACCTCCCCAAAGCCATCGCATCtgaaggaatgggggaggggggcacgtTCAGACCACAGCAAGGGGTAAGTGGTTTATGTAAACCACCCCGAActtgcctggcacacagttggGATCACAGCGTGTTGGCACCCACCAAGGGGCGTGCAAGCCCTCCCAGACCAGCTGCGCTTGGAGAGTGAGGTCCCCACCGCTGCCGTTttccagagagaaacaaaactgaaacctAGGGTCCCTGCCCTCTTCTGCCCCGGTCACACCAGAACACACCCAGCAGCACCCTGTCCAGCTGTTTTACCAGCAAAAGACGGATTTATTTGAGAATAGCCCAGAATGACAATCCAGGGCACGGAAGCGATCGGAAACCACAGGCGGGtccagagaacagagcagaggcGCTCTTTTGTAAGGGGGTGGGCGAGCTCTTATAAACCAGAGTCCCCTGGAGCACAGTGCGAGCCGGTGGTGTAGcggcttctcattggctgggccgtgactgtctctcactggctgggctgttgccagggtGGAAGGAAATCCTGGAAGGTAGTATCCATCCGTCTGCAaggtctccctcctcctctaaTGAGAGAAAACCTCTCTAAAACCCGGCAAGCGATGGCGAGCGGACTGCTGAGGCGGGCCGACAGCCCTGGAACCGAAGGACCCCCCGGGGCTCCGCGGGGCACAGAGCGCTGGGGGCACAGTTTCCATGGAGGTCAGGGGGCTGCTCGTGGGTGTCTGAAGGAGGCAGGTCTTCTGGGTGGAGGTGGCAGCCCCTGGTCCTGGGTGCTCAGTAGACGTACGCCCGgaaggcccctc
This window of the Ailuropoda melanoleuca isolate Jingjing chromosome 2, ASM200744v2, whole genome shotgun sequence genome carries:
- the GPR35 gene encoding G-protein coupled receptor 35 isoform X3; protein product: MPCPARKVSLGLLHVGWRLTSCIPGQSGRTMNNSTCLAEELTWPPSVRNVLSTYTAVLLGLGLLLNGLALWVFCCRMRRWTETRVYMVNLAAADFCLLCALPFFLRSLQARAADTLFCQLSQGVYLANRYMSISLVTAIAVDRYVAVRHPLRARGLRSPRQAAAVCAALWVLVASSLGLRWALGVREGGFCFSNVSRQSANTMVFSLLGFFLPLPVLVLCSVRVATALGQRPTASPDQAEATRRAIRMVWANLAVFVVCFLPFHVVLMVRAATSLSTPAVCHALLVTGKLSDANCCLDAVCYYVTAKEFQEASSLASVPTGKARRNQNSLCVTLA
- the LOC105239297 gene encoding G-protein coupled receptor 35; the protein is MAPSYSPGNCTADTDRRALPQVTSVSMYLILALGLPLNGLGLWVFCCRLRRWTETRVYMANLVAAAFLLLLSLPGALHTLDQEQGARDGPLCGVLQSLYDVNTYVSTGLLTAIAVDRYSAPRFPLRTRAWRSPHRAALACLALWLLVSGAVALWASLLPADENLCFGRCHTRDARTLAFSLLSFLLLLLVLSFCSGQVLWPLLRPRRPAAPSKPSVSWPPTWPPSCSVFSHCTWP
- the GPR35 gene encoding G-protein coupled receptor 35 isoform X2, with the protein product MNNSTCLAEELTWPPSVRNVLSTYTAVLLGLGLLLNGLALWVFCCRMRRWTETRVYMVNLAAADFCLLCALPFFLRSLQARAADTLFCQLSQGVYLANRYMSISLVTAIAVDRYVAVRHPLRARGLRSPRQAAAVCAALWVLVASSLGLRWALGVREGGFCFSNVSRQSANTMVFSLLGFFLPLPVLVLCSVRVATALGQRPTASPDQAEATRRAIRMVWANLAVFVVCFLPFHVVLMVRAATSLSTPAVCHALLVTGKLSDANCCLDAVCYYVTAKEFQEASSLASVPTGKARRNQNSLCVTLA
- the GPR35 gene encoding G-protein coupled receptor 35 isoform X1, whose product is MPCPASGRTMNNSTCLAEELTWPPSVRNVLSTYTAVLLGLGLLLNGLALWVFCCRMRRWTETRVYMVNLAAADFCLLCALPFFLRSLQARAADTLFCQLSQGVYLANRYMSISLVTAIAVDRYVAVRHPLRARGLRSPRQAAAVCAALWVLVASSLGLRWALGVREGGFCFSNVSRQSANTMVFSLLGFFLPLPVLVLCSVRVATALGQRPTASPDQAEATRRAIRMVWANLAVFVVCFLPFHVVLMVRAATSLSTPAVCHALLVTGKLSDANCCLDAVCYYVTAKEFQEASSLASVPTGKARRNQNSLCVTLA